A region from the Canis aureus isolate CA01 chromosome 10, VMU_Caureus_v.1.0, whole genome shotgun sequence genome encodes:
- the POLE3 gene encoding DNA polymerase epsilon subunit 3, with protein MAERPEDLNLPNAVITRIIKEALPDGVNISKEARSAISRAASVFVLYATSCANNFAMKGKRKTLNASDVLSAMEEMEFQRFVTPLKEALEAYRREQKGKKEASEQKKKDKDKKTDAEEQDKGRDEDNDEDEERLEEEEQNEEEEVDN; from the exons ATGGCGGAGAGGCCCGAGGACCTAAACCTGCCCAATGCTGTCATCACCAGGATCATCAAGGAAGCG CTCCCGGACGGTGTCAACATCTCCAAGGAGGCCCGCAGCGCCATCTCCCGCGCCGCTAGCGTCTTCGTGCTGTACGCCACTTCCTG TGCCAACAACTTCGCGATGAAGGGAAAACGCAAGACGTTGAACGCCAGTGACGTGCTCTCAGCCATGGAGGAGATGGAGTTCCAGCGGTTCGTCACCCCCCTGAAAGAAGCTCTGGAAG CGTACAGGAGAGAGCAGAAAGGCAAGAAGGAAGCTTCCGAGCAGAAGAAGaaggacaaagacaaaaaaaccGATGCAGAGGAGCAAGACAAGGGCAGAGATGAGGACAACGATGAAGACGAAGAAAGGCTGGAAGAAGAAGAACAGAACGAAGAGGAGGAAGTAGACAACTAG
- the ALAD gene encoding delta-aminolevulinic acid dehydratase yields the protein MQPQSVLHSGYFHPLLRTWQTAATTLSASNLIYPIFVTDVPDDVQPISSLPGVARYGVNRLEEMLKPLVEEGLRCVLVFGVPSRVPKDERGSAADSEDSPAIEAIRLLRKTFPSLLVACDVCLCPYTSHGHCGLLSKNGAFLAEESRQRLAEVALAYAKAGCQVVAPSDMMDGRVEAIKEALMAHGLGNRVSVMSYSAKFASCFYGPFRDAAQSSPAFGDRRCYQLPPGARGLALRAVARDVREGADMLMVKPGMPYLDVVREVKDKHPELPLAVYHVSGEFAMLWHGARAGAFDLKAAVLEAMTAFRRAGADIIITYYTPQLLQWLKEE from the exons ATGCAGCCCCAGTCGGTCCTGCACAGCGGCTACTTCCACCCGCTGCTCCGCACCTGGCAGACAGCCGCCACGACCCTCAGTGCCTCCAACCTCATCTACCCCATCTTTGTCAC GGACGTTCCTGATGACGTACAGCCCATCAGCAGCCTCCCAGGAGTGGCCAG GTATGGTGTAAACCGGCTGGAAGAGATGCTGAAGCCCCTGGTGGAAGAGGGCCTGCGCTGTGTCCTGGTCTTTGGAGTCCCCAGCAGAGTCCCCAAG GATGAGCGGGGTTCAGCAGCCGACTCCGAGGACTCCCCGGCTATCGAGGCCATCCGCCTGTTGCGCAAGACGTTCCCCAGCCTTCTGGTGGCCTGCGACGTCTGCCTGTGCCCTTACACCTCCCATGGTCACTGTG GGCTCCTGAGCAAGAATGGGGCCTTCCTGGCTGAGGAGAGCCGCCAGCGGCTAGCAGAAGTGGCACTGGCCTATGCCAAGGCAG gATGTCAGGTGGTAGCCCCTTCGGACATGATGGATGGACGCGTCGAGGCCATCAAGGAGGCTCTGATGGCACATGGACTTGGCAACAGG GTGTCAGTGATGAGCTATAGTGCCAAATTTGCATCCTGTTTCTATGGACCTTTCCG GGACGCGGCGCAGTCCAGCCCGGCTTTTGGAGACCGCCGCTGCTACCAGCTGCCACCGGGAGCGCGGGGCCTGGCCCTCCGAGCAGTG GCCCGGGACGTACGGGAAGGAGCCGACATGCTCATGGTGAAGCCGGGAATGCCCTACCTGGACGTTGTGCGGGAGGTCAAGGACAAG CACCCTGAGCTCCCTCTTGCCGTGTACCACGTTTCCGGAGAGTTTGCCATGCTGTGGCACGGAGCCCGGGCCGGGGCGTTTGATCTCAAGGCTGCTGTTCTGGAGGCCATGACCGCCTTCCGCCGTGCAG GTGCCGACATCATCATCACCTACTACACACCTCAGCTATTGCAGTGGCTGAAGGAGGAGTGA